Within the Miscanthus floridulus cultivar M001 unplaced genomic scaffold, ASM1932011v1 fs_734_2, whole genome shotgun sequence genome, the region TATACATGTGTATCAAATCTGATCACGTAAAAAGTGTGACAACATCTCTTCTGTATCCCCTAACTATCAGCATCCGTGGGACGTTCACGACAAGCATATCCATATACTCCATGTAGCAGTAGGCCGGGTGGTTCAGAGGTGGTGGTGGGAGGCTCACCAGCACCACGGCCGCCATCATGGAGTACTTGACGATAGTTGTATTCAGCTTTAGCATCGTATAGAGGAACTTCTCAACCTTCTCTTCATTTACCACGACTTGCCTGCCATCCTCCATCAGTGGCCGCCCTTCTCTTTGTGCAGTCTCCTTCATCTGAGAAAGGTAAGCTCTGATTCTATCCTGAGCGCTTGCGTATTCTTCTTGGGGATCCTTCTTAGCATTAGGGCTGATCTCAGAATGTGCTTCCATTGACTTCATGGTCACAACAATAACCTCAGCTTGCATCCGCAGATCATACAGATACTTTTTAACATCAGCCTTTAGCTCCTCAGCTTCTGTACCCTCTTCTGCTATGCAGAATACCTGAATCTTACAGCTTTCAAAACCATCTCTGGCGAGTAGGAGCTGAGACAACAGAAGCATTAGTCCTCCATCCCTCACAATCCAGTATAGGTCAATGGTCCCATACAGTCTCTGGTACTCATTAGGCCACTCATCAAGTCCTTTCACAATAACAATAGCCTTGTTAGCAATAATGCAGTCATTTATGATGCTGATAAATGATGATGGTATCTGTGTTATTAGATTCTCGCGACGCCATATCTCAGGATAACGCATGACAACAATATTTGGCTTCAAGTTGCCTAGGCCCATTATCTGAACAATGCTGCGGAAACCGTCAGATATTGAGCGAGCAACGATAATCTCAGCAACACCCTCACAATGCTTATAGTCAATATAGGCACTAAGTTGACGGTAAGCTGTATTTGCTTCCTCAGCTGATTCATGGTAGTCACCATCAATGATTGACACAAAAATTGACATGCCACGGCCCTTTTtcttcatgcaattggcaaaaTCTGCAAGTTTTGGATGGCACGGGACATTTTCTGGAAGTTTACCCCAAGGGCGGCAAAATATAAGAGGAATGGGGTACCAATTTTTTGGATGTACGTTATTTGCTGCATGAAAATAATGATAGTTATATAACATGGAGCTTGTAGCTCAGCAAAATAATGTTTATTTTCCATGCAAAAATATTCTACCTCCCAGCGATCGGAGGCTTCGCAGAGCCAGTTGAAAGTATGCACTTTTAAATCCATCTCCCCAGTCACCAGCCTTTCCTTTTAAGCTGACATAGTAGTAGATAAGGCTTGCGATGGCAAGGGAGACCACGGTAAAAGTCCATGAGATCATAAACATGATAACTGTATATTTAGGGGAAAATTATCTGTCATTAAACTCAAACTATACAAAATATTTTATACAGCtcaaggatataattatttgagACATAAACCTTTGAAAAAAACAGAAAACAGTTCCATGAACATAAGTTTCAAATTTTGTACACTTGTTTTGTGATTCAGTCTTCAATTTCTACATGCTTCTAAAGATGTTATTGCAATATTATTTACAGATTATAACATGTATACATATATTTTCGATAAAATATGGTCACAAACAAAATTATAGGAATGAAGAAGCATACCAATACATTGAGATGCACCGATCAGCGAAAGGACCCAGTGGTGTATCTTCCAACGAGGGCGCCAGCTAGGAGCATCAAGGAGATCCAGCAGAAAGCATGACAAATTAACACCAGCATAACACAGAAGGAAAAACATAGTGATAGTAGGTGTAATCAGATCCAGGTTCCCGATCACAACACAAGCAATACATATGAAGCTTGTAAACAGAGTTGCCACATGAGGCTCAGACCCTTCGTAAGCCTTAAAACAGTTAAGAATGGGAATGATGTCATCATTCGCTATTGCTGCAAGTAACCTTGGAGCCCCGGTCAAGCTCTGTAGTGCTGCACCCAAAGTGGACAAAATAATTCCAATATAAATTACTGCTGGACCAGGCCAAGCAATTGCTGCAGCAAGAAGCCTGCATATATTAGGCATGTTTAGGAGCTGACTACACAAGATGAAAAGTAGCTAGTCTGAAGAAACAACACAATGTACTTTATGAAATTGGAGAATTCAAGCTTTCAACATTCAAATTGTGTGATCATATTATAGTATATTAGATCACTCCCCCTACAATATGAGTACCTACTACTAGTTACATTCAAATTCAGTGGTTCAGA harbors:
- the LOC136532869 gene encoding cation-chloride cotransporter 2-like isoform X1, giving the protein MPNICRLLAAAIAWPGPAVIYIGIILSTLGAALQSLTGAPRLLAAIANDDIIPILNCFKAYEGSEPHVATLFTSFICIACVVIGNLDLITPTITMFFLLCYAGVNLSCFLLDLLDAPSWRPRWKIHHWVLSLIGASQCIVIMFMISWTFTVVSLAIASLIYYYVSLKGKAGDWGDGFKSAYFQLALRSLRSLGANNVHPKNWYPIPLIFCRPWGKLPENVPCHPKLADFANCMKKKGRGMSIFVSIIDGDYHESAEEANTAYRQLSAYIDYKHCEGVAEIIVARSISDGFRSIVQIMGLGNLKPNIVVMRYPEIWRRENLITQIPSSFISIINDCIIANKAIVIVKGLDEWPNEYQRLYGTIDLYWIVRDGGLMLLLSQLLLARDGFESCKIQVFCIAEEGTEAEELKADVKKYLYDLRMQAEVIVVTMKSMEAHSEISPNAKKDPQEEYASAQDRIRAYLSQMKETAQREGRPLMEDGRQVVVNEEKVEKFLYTMLKLNTTIVKYSMMAAVVLVSLPPPPLNHPAYCYMEYMDMLVVNVPRMLIVRGYRRDVVTLFT
- the LOC136532869 gene encoding cation-chloride cotransporter 1-like isoform X2, which translates into the protein MYCLIYYYVSLKGKAGDWGDGFKSAYFQLALRSLRSLGANNVHPKNWYPIPLIFCRPWGKLPENVPCHPKLADFANCMKKKGRGMSIFVSIIDGDYHESAEEANTAYRQLSAYIDYKHCEGVAEIIVARSISDGFRSIVQIMGLGNLKPNIVVMRYPEIWRRENLITQIPSSFISIINDCIIANKAIVIVKGLDEWPNEYQRLYGTIDLYWIVRDGGLMLLLSQLLLARDGFESCKIQVFCIAEEGTEAEELKADVKKYLYDLRMQAEVIVVTMKSMEAHSEISPNAKKDPQEEYASAQDRIRAYLSQMKETAQREGRPLMEDGRQVVVNEEKVEKFLYTMLKLNTTIVKYSMMAAVVLVSLPPPPLNHPAYCYMEYMDMLVVNVPRMLIVRGYRRDVVTLFT